A section of the Triticum dicoccoides isolate Atlit2015 ecotype Zavitan chromosome 7A, WEW_v2.0, whole genome shotgun sequence genome encodes:
- the LOC119333582 gene encoding RING-H2 finger protein ATL46-like — protein MVPPSTGSIDFAPPLRLPWDDYDPPGYESPPIRTWYPPPPPSSDSDNGWVLAVLLVFVFVVCMIGVVLKVYRSKQAHTEAAAEAAAAAAARTRELPWPRQLPGLESLWQHDEVQLPRTRATNPGARATNPTARLPAFTYNRSVKHNVTGGGEEVATCSVCLGVFQLGETVRLLPACMHLYHVECIDPWLDAHSTCPICRSDADPTMNDARPPPV, from the coding sequence ATGGTTCCACCATCGACGGGCTCCATCGACTTTGCTCCTCCGCTACGGCTACCGTGGGATGATTATGACCCACCGGGGTATGAATCACCGCCGATACGTACCTGgtatccgccaccgccgccgtcttcAGATTCAGATAATGGATGGGTACTCGCGGTATTGCTCGTCTTCGTCTTCGTAGTCTGCATGATCGGAGTCGTTTTAAAGGTTTACCGCAGCAAGCAAGCTCACACCGAGGCAGCGGCAGAagcagccgctgccgctgccgctcgaACTCGAGAGTTGCCGTGGCCGCGGCAGTTGCCGGGGCTAGAATCCCTCTGGCAACATGATGAGGTGCAGCTGCCGAGAACCCGTGCTACCAACCCGGGGGCCCGCGCTACAAACCCGACGGCCCGCCTCCCGGCGTTCACGTACAACCGGTCCGTGAAGCACAACGTGACGGGTGGAGGAGAGGAAGTGGCGACGTGCTCCGTGTGCCTCGGCGTGTTCCAGCTAGGTGAGACGGTGCGGCTGTTGCCGGCGTGCATGCACCTGTACCACGTGGAGTGCATCGACCCGTGGCTGGACGCGCACTCGACGTGCCCGATCTGCCGCTCGGACGCCGACCCGACGATGAACGACGCTCGCCCACCTCCCGTTTAA
- the LOC119333581 gene encoding RING-H2 finger protein ATL46-like → MEFAPPPPWHYNLDPPSYEFPAIRPWYPPPPPPSSDDEWKVTVSLVVFFAVCILGVALKGCRSTQSHAEAEAAAAARPLPRLESLRQLDEVQLAVVRPTNPTARLPAFKYNQSVKHNMTGGGEEAATCSVCLGVFQPGEAVRLLPACMHLYHVECIDPWLDAHSTCPLCRSDADPMDGARLPPV, encoded by the coding sequence ATGGAGTTTGCTCCTCCGCCACCGTGGCATTATAATTTAGACCCACCGTCGTATGAATTCCCGGCGATACGTCCCTGGTatccgccaccgcctccgccatcTTCAGATGATGAATGGAAAGTCACGGTATCGCTCGTCGTCTTCTTCGCAGTCTGCATTCTCGGAGTCGCTTTAAAGGGTTGCCGCAGCACGCAATCTCACGCTGAGGCAGAGGCAGCCGCTGCCGCCCGGCCGCTACCGCGGCTGGAATCCCTCCGGCAACTCGATGAGGTGCAGCTGGCCGTGGTCCGCCCTACAAACCCGACGGCCCGCCTCCCGGCGTTCAAGTACAACCAGTCCGTGAAGCACAACATGACGGGTGGAGGAGAGGAAGCGGCTACGTGCTCGGTGTGCCTCGGCGTGTTCCAGCCAGGGGAGGCGGTGCGGCTGTTGCCGGCGTGCATGCACCTGTACCACGTGGAGTGCATCGACCCGTGGCTGGACGCGCACTCAACGTGCCCACTCTGCCGCTCGGACGCCGACCCCATGGACGGCGCTAGGCTACCTCCCGTTTAA